CAATGAAGGTCCTACAGTAATATTCGTGATAAAGTGACAAGAAGTCTTTAGTGAAGGTCCAACAATTATATGTCTGAAAAGGCCACAAGGATCCTTTTGTGAAGGTCCAACATTTATATGATGAAATAATCTTTCAGTATTTATTTCCCAGTAAGGCAGCAAGGATTCCTATAATAAGGGTCTTGGAAAATACTCCGTAGGGTGCAATGATAATGCAACGCCTAGTGCTTGGTTCATAGCAGTTTCATGGTGAgtttattttgacatttttccTCTATTATTGGTGATTCAATAACTTTTGATTTTGCAAATATGCTGATAAGTCGGCACTACGACCAACTTTAATGTCTTTGttagtttataaaaattatttgtgTTCATGTCtctttcaacattgaaattcataACAAGTAAAACCTCTCAGTCTAATAAACCCATTACTATTTTTGTGTGTTTGGTTTGAGAGTGAGATTAGCATAATCATGGCGAGTCAACGTAAATGTAACAATGATATCAGTAAGTTAATAGAATGAATTCAAATCACTCTAGAACTAGCAAAGATACATGCAACTTTATACACTTGCTACACAATTGATAGCAGGGACGGAGATATGGGGCAATATATAATTTTATGAACAtgttaattttaagttttttttgacAAATCATAATTTTAAGTTATATGTATTGTTtgacacataaaaataaaaatcaattgtacatacatttaatttttttattattatgtcaCTTTCTTATATTACTTATAAATAGTTTTACAAACATTTGTATTTGTAATTGAatataagtttaatttgtttatattaatatgcatactaattaatttatatttaatatattatatattatatattatttttataaataaagtatgtattatttaaaaaaatattattactataatatttttaattctataaaataagtgacaataattataaaaattatataactaTGAGATCTCATTTCAATTTTGAATAAAGATATCAGTAATTTATCAATTATTAATTTAACAAAACTTTAAAACACTATTATAAGAATTTTATTATAGAATATATTTTATAgcgtataatatataaaatacaaacaAATAGTTAAAGCATTGATGTATAATGGTTTCAACAAGAATCTATAATTTGCTATTGTCTTGGCTTAAAAACGCAGTACTTAACTATATGCTATATATAGAGATAGAGATGCTAAGTTAATATATGCATGAGGGGAATAATAGTGGGGGCACATGCCCACATAATACCATGAGTGGCTCCGTTTGATAGAACGTTTGCTTGAGGCGACCGATTAAAATGTCTAGAGTCATTAGCCTTTGTTCAAGACAATATTTTAATCAAACATTAAACCATCAACTTCAATAAAATATAACATAGTTCATTCACTAACTATAACACATGTTAGGCATAATAATTAACTTCAAGCTTTGGGAGTGTGTGGACAAAGATAGTCTAATGACTTTCGTTTTAGGATATCTCGGTCCTTCTTACATACCATCACATTGATGTCATGGTAATGTCACATGttcttaattttcttttaaaaatgaataaaataaaatctaacacaTTAGAAATGacaataaatcaaattaattaaaagtTTCTCATATATTttactacattgcttttgtatgtttgtcttTATATTGCTTAATGTAATCCTTTGTATGCTCATTTTATGTCTGCGCACATCTAATAAAAATTCAAGACATTATTGCATTGaaatttgaaacacaaagtcACATGCTAGTAATATtcagttttaatatttaatttataggtAGGGTAATGCTAACGTTAAGAGTTAAATGGGGAAAAATTATCCGAAAattgtatattattttaattaaaaattgataatTAATATTACGTTTTCCaatataaattttgtatttttaggtTTCTTAACATGTGTTCTTAGGGCAGCGtaattcttaatttattttaatttgaaaactCAATAAGTATGTGCATCACTTCCCTGAGAATTTACTAATCGggattagagctgtcaaaatagaCCGGAGCCCATAGGTCGGTCTATCAAGTCTAAAAAAAGTTAGAGCTTGCGCTTTATTTTTCGAGCCCATTTACAACAGGCTTTTTTAAGTTCGGCccgaaaaaaccctaaaaaatatgggTCAGCCGgtatgggccatgggtagccTGCCAGgctgaaaaaaattaaattttttaaaatttaattagaaattCTCCTTTCCTAATTCATAAAGATATGTTATAAACAATTTgcgtattatatattttaattttttatggtaCTATAAAGGTATAAATATCAAACCATCGACTTTTGATAACCTAGTATAAtaggtttgatttaattttaaattaaaaggtTTCATCCTAATATAATTATGTAGATAGTATAAAAAAAACACCATGatgtattctaattaaaaataaggttGAAATTGAGATTTAAAAAATTCTGatgtaatttttatgaaaagATAGAGTTAgtacaaatcatatatatatatatatatatatatatatatatatatatatatatatatatatatatatatatatatatatatatatatatatatatatatatatatatatatatatatatatatatatatatatatatatatatatattgctatAAAATAATACCCCGTCAATCAAGTTATATAattgttaaaaaattataattgtcatgaatatttatatcttaaaatttgttggcacaagttatttaattttgtgtgTTACATTGGataatttgtgatgtattttaAATAGTTAGAATTAAGTTAATGTGTTGTGTTACATTTTAATTATAACTTATATGGATTATTTGGACAtcctaattatatatatatatatatattattgcatGCAATTTCATGGATGCTTAGAAAAATAAGGAgaaatttttatcttttttagAAATAGGCTCGTTTTGGGCCGGGGACGTTTAGGGTTGGGTAGCTCGCAGTCCAGACAGGATTGGACCTGGGTAGTAAAAATAGAGTCCATTTAAATATGAGATTTTTGTGTCCGACCCTGAAATGCCCGAGGCCCGCATAGGCCGGCCCGTTTAGGGTcggtagcccattttgacagctctactcgGGATCATAGCGTGAATATTTACCAGAGTGGCAGAATCTTGATAGTTTATGGCTTCATAGCAAGAGAACCAACTTTTGATGGCTGGAATTGACTTTTTCTTCAACTTCCCTTGAGGCTTTATTTGAATTAATATAATTAGATGAAGcggaatgaaataaaataaaataatattttattatttgaataaTTTAAAACAGTTGAAATGGAGCGGGATTGAATGATATGGATTCTATTTCATTTCATCTCTTTACTAGAAGGGTAATTTGGTATTTACAATTAGGGATGGCAaacagacccaaacccgcggggcccacccgcacccgaacccgagtcaacgggtaaaaacccgagttgactgggtttgggttcgggttcgggtgccacctgatatttcgggtgcgggtttgggtagtgtgaaacccgcgcccgaaacccgaaatcacacccgaatatatatatatatatatatatatatatatatatatatatatatattatataatatatattatattatattatatatatatatatatatatattatataatatattatatatatattttatggaaagttgtaagaaaattgtaagaaaaatatattttatgtattttgttgcgggtttgggtgaaaaaaacccgaacccaacgggtgtgggcgtgggtgttactttgtcacccgaatagcttttgggtttgagttcgggttcgggtggtaatttcgggtgcgggtttgggtagtataaaacccgcacccgcgggcacccgttgccatccctatttACAATTCTAGTGATAACTTAGGCATAAACATAGGCTTTAAGAAATAACCAATTATTTTACAATACCGTCCACATTCCATTTTCTCATATGTTCAATGAAATTAGTAGGATACCCGGACGTTCGCACGGGTACAGGTGTGGGCCTAATTATCGTTAACAGAGATAAATTGAATTAAAGTTAAacattataataaatataaataagaaaaacaaaattgtttttgccatttttttatttaaaaacagacctgattttaaaaaaattgttttacatatatatatatatatatatatatatatatatatatatatatatatatatatatatatatatatatatatatattaatttttcataaattaaatTCATGCGTTCACACGAATTTCGGCATGGTTACACATGCATTCACAGAGATTTTGATATGGTTACACATGTGTTCACACTGTATTAGTGACTTACCAATACATTTGCACAAGTACTAATGTGGTACGTgcacttttattttcaaatgtaataaaaatataaataagaaaaacaaaactgttttacctaaaaaaattattatttgtataagacatacttttaaaataaaaacaaaattattttatatcaataatatatatttcaaattttcttatGTTATCTTAAAAAAAGtattgtatcttaaattaaaaaatgtcaaaacaaaaatattaataatataaataattaaaaaataacacattttttccgtgtttggattcatatattattttaaatatatttacttgtattttctttaattgtaaaaaaaataaccCGTGGAATCACACAAATTATGGTATGGTTGTCATTGCGTTCACACGAgtactggtgtgttacccgtgcgttcgcacaggTACTGGTGTGGTACGCacgcttttgttttcaaaatgtaaataagaaaaacaacattgtattttaatttttttaaagaatacatattttaaaagaaaataaaattgttttacatcaataataaatattttaaactttaatATATTATCTAAAAAATTATTGTATCTTAAacttaaaacaaatcaaaataataaCATTGATAAcataaatagtttaaaaaaacaatacatttttttccgtgtttggattcatatattatttaaaatattttttattttctttaattgtacaaaaaatatGATAACCTGTGGATTCGTAAAAATTCTAATATGGACACCCGCACGTTCGTGTGGGTACTTACCCATTATACACATATGTTTCTAAATTgtacaaaaaaatttaataactcGTGAGTTCACACGAATTTTGGTATGAATATTGGTGCGTTGTAGTGGTGTTGGTGtgttcattttattattatttgtgttgaagttctatgtaattgatttaatttataaagtatttattattataaaatccacataattagtaaaataaattttgtttcgGTGATCATAAAATAGTTatgaattgtaaaaaaaaatttaagcatatttatttttatatttcaaaaaagtcggaaaaaaattatgtttgtttagtaaaaatttaaaaaagataataaataaTCGATATTTTTTTCTCTAGTCCAAGTTAAATTTTTGTGTATACTTTTTTTACATGATCTTGTTAGTTGTAACatgcaaaaatatatatatatatatatatatatatatatatatatatatatatatatatatatatatatatatatatatatatatatatatatatatatatatatatatatatatatatatatatatatatatatatatatatatagaaagagAGATAAAATCGTGATCATTTCAAAATGTATTGATATTTTAcacaaaaatttataatttataatatttatagaattatttaatgttaattttttttaaatagaagaaAATAATGTTGATATAAGTGATTCTATTAATGacatttaatatttgtttttagttttttttttgtaatatgaTTATAATATTTGTCTCTGTATCTCATATCTTATAGAATTGAGGatagttttataattttattttcctTCTATTTATATGTTAGTtgattttattttccttctctGCACTATTAGTTGATTTTGATGGCTGTAATTGGCTTTTTCTTCAACTTTCCTTGAGGCTTTATTTGAATTAATATAATTGGATGGAGCggaatgaaatgaaataaaattattttttattatttgaataaTTTAAAACGGTTGAAATGGAGCGGAATTGAGTGATATGGATTCTATTTCATTTCATATGTAATTTATTATTTACTATTCTACTTTAAGAAATAACCAATTATTTTACCATACGTCCACATTCCATTTTCTCATATGTTGCACAAAATGATATTTATAgatggtgttttttttttaaagttgccCCCTCTGAATCGATAGTGTTTTTATATCGATAATCTTATACTCTCTCCGTCTCCCAATAGCTGTCatcttttttattgtattttaattcatttaagtactctactatttattattaataaggttattttaatAAATGGTACTCATTttttcattgaaatcaacataattaatcattttcttaaaaaatatgaaaattttaaaaaaagacaCCTAATATGAGACGGATGGAGTAATTGGTATattattcttttgaatttgatattgcATTGTTCAATTCAAAAGCAACATTCATCTTAAATAAGTCTAAAGAAAAATTATTGTCAAAGTTTAATAGACTGATTCTCTACTACCAatctcaaataaaataaaatcataaaattacCTAAAAAAACCAAAAGCTAGAAATGAAAATGAATATATCAACACATCTAATTACGAATCCAACCCATTAGAAAATACAATTtccataaaatcaaaattatataaCACAGCCTCACATATGAGATACGCGGCATAGCTCAAATTACTTCATTCATTCAATGACAGCGAGCCAAGTTGATCTCCGACTTCAGCTCTCGGTGCAGCATCATGGAGGACTTGCAATGCCTCATAAACTTTTTGTTTTAAGTCATTTGGAGATTCAATAAGATGAATTACTTCTGACCGATCCATTTCAAGCAACATTCCTGTCACCTTAGCTGTATATTGATTTGGTGTAAGATGTTTCACAAGTGGATACAGGTGTTCACCCAACATCTGTTAATTCAAGATAGTGcataacaaaaattaaatttcttatccatcattattaaaaatataaaaaatatgttatttctACCGTTTTcaagaaatataaaaaataagtaaaacaatataaaaagttCTTACGTGTAAAAATAACAAATTTTACATACCATACGCTGATTTTCTGGGGTAGCAGAAGCTAAATCTGATGCAAGTGATGTAGACCTCGGACGCTGATTATCGATAGAAGTTGGACCATCAAAAGTCATGGGCAACATTGGATCCACGCCATTTCGATTGTTGGCCATATATCTGTACCCTTGGTTGGAGTTACGTTGTAGCATCTGTTTTCAATAGAACAATTTTTTGATACAATAaagtaaatcattttaaaaagatCAAACTTTAAATTTAAGGAATAATTACTTGATTCTGCTGCAGGTGTTGGAGGTTTCCATTCCGTCGAGCACCTATTCTTTGTCTTTGGAGTTGATAAGGCATAGCAAAATTTGGAGCAACATTTGGAGCAACAATAGGTCGCATTCCAGACAAGATTTGCTGCTGGAAACCAAATCCAGTAGGCTGAGGTGGTATGAAACCAGGTGTGCCTTGACCGTAATATAACTGTTGAGGGGAAAGTCTCGGAGACCCCGGATGGTATCCAGAAATTCCTGCAGCCAGAGATGCCATTCCACCGGGGGCACGAATATGAGCAAATTGAGCctgcaaaaaaattaatttgtttaaacgCCCTTTGGTTTAATGAACATCCAACTAAACACAATCAACTAACCAGAATTTGTTTAAACGCCCTTTGGTTTAATGAACATCCAACTAAACACAATCAACTAACCAGTAAaactaagaaaaataaataagaaaaataaataagcttTTTATGAAGAAAGGGTACAGAaataacaaccaaagtcttatcccactaagtggggtcTGCTtgcatcaatttttttaaaatacatataGATTTAAATATGCATTTGGTACTTGCAAATATACTAGTTTTTGGTTGTTTGACTTTGGTTCTTGTAAATATATGTCACTTTGTTTTCCCTTTTTGTTCTTTTGTTTCACACTCtaaaattagtttatattttaattgGTTCTTCTAATATGTAGACCATTTCATTTTAGTCTCTCTCTAATATCAGTAGTCACATAAATGACATGTATTTCCAAGAACTAAAACCAAACAAACAATATTACTTTGACTGGaaccaaaaatatataaaattgaagagatcaaatatttttttttaagccAAAAATATAATATACTATAAAGATACTCCATAAAAAGCACATATATAAATTACAAACATAAATTAAGGCCATCAAAGCAATTCTAATTAATTATAAGCCACAACTAGTCAGTTACTTAATAATGTAATAAGTATTAAAATCacatatgaaaaatgatattaaaGAAGAGCATCACCTGCAGCTGGGCCTTCCTCTCTTCTTTGCGTTGGGCCACAGCAACAAACAGAGGCTTTCTTCCGACCAACTTCCCATTCATTTCATTTAACTAGacaaaaaaaaacattgaaaGCTCAAACATCCATCCATCATGATAAGGAAACATGTAGCTCAGTCACGCCTCTTTGAACTTACCGCTTTGCTTGCTTCCTCTGGAGTTGAGAAGGCCACAAAACCGGAACCCTTGCTGTGACCATGTGAATCCAACATCacctaataataacaataaaaacaaCATGAAAAAAGGTCAAATCAATGTCTATATAATTCACATACAAATTGTTTTTAACATACCTTGCAAGAAGTTATAGTTCCAAAATCAGAAAACAGATCCTTCAACTTTTCATCGCTAAAACCGTCATCAAGATTTTTCAAGTACAAATTAGCCCCTTGTAATTTCTTATATCGGCTAATTCTTTCTTGTTCAAATTTGACTTTCAATTCATGCTCTCGTTCTGCTTTTCTCTGAGCTCTCCCAACAAATAAAACCTTGTCATTGTCATCATTGATGGTGGTTCCATTTAATTTCTCAACCGCAGTAGCAGCTGAATCTGGACTCTGGAAATTCACAAAACCAAAGCCTCTAGATTTCCCATTTGTATCTTTCATGATTGCTGCACTAGTTATTGTTCCAAAGGGGCCGAATAGATATTTAAGTTCTTTATCATTCATGGTTTCAGACAAATTTTTGACATACACATTAGTGAACTTGAGTGATCCATTTGTCCTAACCCTTTCCTGATGGCGAACAAAAGATCCAACATATACTTGTTTATCATTAATCAGCATTCCATTCAATTGTTTGATGGCACTCTTTGCATCTTCTTCATTGTCAAACTGCACAAAACCGTGTCCTTTTGACTGACCACTGCTGTCAAGAACCACCTTGCAAGAAAGAACTGAGCCAAAGGCAGCAAAAGTGTCATGTAATGCTTTGTTATCAATTGATGCGTCCAAGTTCTTAATAAACACATTGCCAGATCCACTTTTCCGAACACTTGGATCTCGTTGAGAAAACATAATACGAATGGGCTTCCCATTCAAAGGAGTGAAGTTGAGTAGTTCCTTGGCATTGGCCGCTGAAAAATCAGTTCAGAAACACAACCATATAATCATAGAAATAACAATCCAAATCCCAATCCATAAAACAGTCCAATAGTAATTTGAAATATTGATATGAATAAAAATTGAGAATAAACAGTACAGCACATTTAAGAAAAAAGATGCACACAATGAAATCAGATTTTCTGCTGTCATGCCATCACATAGTAGCCGCATTCACGCATTTGGAACATTCGCAATGGTTAAATCAAGATTGGACAGCGTAGATTTCAAtgcaatttttattttactttgaatactaaatttaaaatttatacgGATCTTGATCCAACGACTGAGGATGTGCAAATTGCCTTAATGCGGAGGATTTGTGACTTAATATATTgtttaaatgaattaattaaaacaGGTTGATTATAATTTGTGGTGGTTCATTAACATATATCTCAACTCTAATTAATAAATGCGACTATAAACAAAGAAGACATCATCCTTACAATTATTCATTCTAGATTCATATTCAAAGAAGTTATGATATTAATCTCAGAACAGATACAAAAACATCAGCAATTACCCAATCAAAGGTTTTCAGTAATGGTCGCAGTCACAACTTTCCAATCAAAGGTTTTAAACAACGGTAGGAGTCGCAACTATCCAATCAACGGTTTTAAATAACGGTCGTGGTCGCAACTATCCAATCAAAGGTTTTAAATAACCGTAGCAGTCCAACTACCCAATTAAAGGTTTTAAATAACGGTCACAGTCGCAACTACCCAATCAAAGGTTTTAAACAACCGTCGCAGTCGCAACTATCCAATCAAAAGTTTTAGCTACAATTTCTTTTTCATCATTAAAAATCATTAAAACTGTGAATAACTGTATCTGTATCACACCTTCCTTTTGGGTTTTCGCATAAGtaaccgttttttaaaacctttcctCCTACTACTTAACCTTACACATGAACAAAAACATTTATGGAAATAAAATTGATGATCATGATGATGAATATAACTATATAAAGATCATTAATCAATCAGTAATAATGAAAATCATTCAATCTAGATTCAAAAACCAATATCAATAAAAGATCAAACAAATTTATTAACATAAAATATAACTTTCAACGAAAACAAAATGCAGAGTGATACAAACCTTCCTGGGCGTTGGTGAAGTTAACATAAGCGTAACCAAGAGACGATCTCATGGTCTGATCCCTGCAAACCCTGATCGACACAACCTGAGCCACTTGGCTAAACAGTTCAAAAAGCTGAGCCTCGATCACACTCCCTTCAAGATCACCTACGTAGAGCGATGCATTCGCAAACGGTCCTCCGGTTAATGCCGCCGTCATCGGAGCCACAACAGCCGCAGACTGAGCAATCTGTGAAGAAAT
This region of Vicia villosa cultivar HV-30 ecotype Madison, WI unplaced genomic scaffold, Vvil1.0 ctg.002011F_1_1, whole genome shotgun sequence genomic DNA includes:
- the LOC131637488 gene encoding polyadenylate-binding protein 5-like encodes the protein MAAAISSQIAQSAAVVAPMTAALTGGPFANASLYVGDLEGSVIEAQLFELFSQVAQVVSIRVCRDQTMRSSLGYAYVNFTNAQEAANAKELLNFTPLNGKPIRIMFSQRDPSVRKSGSGNVFIKNLDASIDNKALHDTFAAFGSVLSCKVVLDSSGQSKGHGFVQFDNEEDAKSAIKQLNGMLINDKQVYVGSFVRHQERVRTNGSLKFTNVYVKNLSETMNDKELKYLFGPFGTITSAAIMKDTNGKSRGFGFVNFQSPDSAATAVEKLNGTTINDDNDKVLFVGRAQRKAEREHELKVKFEQERISRYKKLQGANLYLKNLDDGFSDEKLKDLFSDFGTITSCKVMLDSHGHSKGSGFVAFSTPEEASKALNEMNGKLVGRKPLFVAVAQRKEERKAQLQAQFAHIRAPGGMASLAAGISGYHPGSPRLSPQQLYYGQGTPGFIPPQPTGFGFQQQILSGMRPIVAPNVAPNFAMPYQLQRQRIGARRNGNLQHLQQNQMLQRNSNQGYRYMANNRNGVDPMLPMTFDGPTSIDNQRPRSTSLASDLASATPENQRMMLGEHLYPLVKHLTPNQYTAKVTGMLLEMDRSEVIHLIESPNDLKQKVYEALQVLHDAAPRAEVGDQLGSLSLNE